Below is a window of Tachysurus fulvidraco isolate hzauxx_2018 chromosome 11, HZAU_PFXX_2.0, whole genome shotgun sequence DNA.
CTGAGGCTAAGTCCTCCAAGATGAAGGTTGAATCACTTTGGGTGTCAAGAAGAGCATATGTGAGAATCTCCTTCTGAGGTTCTGTTGTTGATGACACAAAAACAGGGACAATGCTAGAGGTGGCAGAAACATTCCGTGTCAATACACGAGTCATAACCTTGTGGGTTTCTTCACTTGCTCCATGTCCTGAAGCTGTGGGATTTTTACTTACAGTTTGCTCTGgatttacatttctctctctgtgtagacAGGTTGGATGACGTTTACCACATGTGCTGCAGGTGTGGCGCCTTTTACACTCCTTGGTTGTGTGCCCCTTTCTTAGGCATCCGAAACAAAGATGATGCTCATAAATGAAGGCCTTTTTCTCATCTGCAGTCTTTGCTGCAAAGGTTGGACATCTTGCAACACCATGTGTTTCATCCTTACAACATAAGCAAGGTGGCTTTAGCTTTTCAGGTAAAGCTGGAGTAGGATTTCTTACGTAAGTGCTTGTGTTAAGTGCTTTGGCTTATTTCATTAGCTTCATTCTGGAAGTTTCTTAAGAAGCTTGTGATTTTCTTCACAATCATTCAAAATTGTCAATCCTTTAACATAGGGTATAGCTGCAGCACATCCCTGAAGGAAATCAGCAAACTCTCTCAGTGCAATTGGGTCATTGGCTGCGATCTTTGGGCACTTCCGAAGTTTGTCTCTGAAAGCTCTTTGTACTATGAATGAACTTCCATACCGATCTTCAAGAACTGTCCAGGCACTCCTATATGCTTCTTCCGAGTTTTGGTAGAAAAATCCCTCTACTGCTTTGCGtgcttcacatttacatttacatttacatttacagcatttggcagacgcccttatccagagcgacgtacataagtgcttaaatctctaacactgaatacattaatgctggttcactaggttacatacttaagataccatgagtttaaaacatttgttcaaagttacaatgaaaaagtgtcaaaggtttttttttttttttttttttttttttttttttaaatgcaaaagataaggaaagaagtgctagttgaagtgcttcctgaataagtaggtcttcaaccgccgcttgaaaatagccagtgactcggctgtccggacctctatgggaagttcattccaccaccttggtgccagtacagagaagagtcttgtagtatacttgcctcttaccctgagagatggtggaaccagtcgagcagtgctggtagatcggaggttgcggggtgcagtgcgaggaatgatgagggctttgaggtaagagggggctggtccatttttggctttgtaggccagcatcagtgttttgaaccggatgcgtgcagctaccggaagccagtggagggatcgcagtagcggggtggtatgcgagaactttggcaggttgaaaacaagccgggcagctgcattttggatcatttgcagaggacggattgcgttcataggtagacctgccagcagtgcattgcagtaatccagtctagaaatgacaagagactgaacaagtacctgggcagtctgtgtggacaaaaatggccgaatccttctaatgttgtagagaagaaaccgacatgagcgagtcacatttgcaacatgagaggaaaaggacagttgattgtccatggttaccccaaggttgcgagctgtggctgaaggggagatcagatcgttgtgcaaggatatagcaagatcgtgacctggggatggatcacctgggatgaacagcagttcagttttgctaggattgagctttaactgatgagcagtcatccatgatgaaatttctgccagacatgctgagatccggtcagaagctgtggcatctgagggtgggaaagagaagataagttgtgtatcatcagcatagcagtggtaagagaacccatgtgatgaaataacttcaccaagagagtgagtatacaaggagaaaagaagaggaccaagtactgagccctgtgggacgccagtggagagtctgcgtggagcagatgtcactcccctccatgttacttgatatgagcgtccttccaggtaggaggcaaaccattcccaagctgatccgcaaatcccaagactcttgagggaggataagagagtcttgtggttgaccgtatcaaacgctgctgaaaggtcaaggaggataaggacggatgatagtttggctgatctagcagtatgtagcttctcagagacatccaaaagggctgtctctgtagagtgagctgctttaaagccagactgtttgggatcttggaggttgttctgtgagagatagacagacagttgattatagacaatgcgttcaagaatttttgaaagaaatgagagaagtgataccggtctgtagttactgatgtctgatggatccagagcaggtttctttaggatgggaataacccttgctctcttgaaagtagttggtacctgaccagatgctatggatctattgacgatagtagaaatgaagggcaagaggtcttgtgagatggtctggagcatagtggtagggagtggatccaatgggcaggtggtaggattgcaggactggatgagttgtaaaatctcttctgctgccacagttgaaaaatgtgacaacgaaggtgtaggggaatccatactctgagatgtaagtgcagtcggggctgaagtgaaggtccggcagatttcctcaatcttctcctggtagaaagaagcaaagtcttctgcagtcagggaggatgaagaaggtggagccggggggttgagcagagaagagatgatgttgtggaatttccgagggtcatgtgaggaagcttcaagcttttccttgtagaaggaagtcttggcagaagtcacatctgaggagaacttgacaagaagtgttctgtaaaaatcaagatctgcatcaagttgtgatttcttccactttctctctgatgatcttagctctcttcgattgttgcgcagcacatctgaaagccaaggagcagaagaagaagttttcttgggttgcAAGATAACTCTTGAGATAGAGCAATTTTTCATTAGCAGGGAGTGCCTTATGGCCAATGAGGGCATTAAAGGATATCTTCCAGTCCATAAACTCTAAAGGATCGCCAGTGAATTTTGTTGGCTCAGGGACTGGTAATCGGCTCAGAGTGAATGAGCTTGCAATTGCCTTGGCCAGATTGACCTCTTCCTGAGTCGCTGACATAGATGGTGACGTAGGACGTGGCAGGAATGGTATAGCTTGTGGGTCTAACAAAGATGGAGGTTCATTGGTTTGGTAATCGGAGAGGAACTTAAGATTAGTTTCTCCCCCTTTAATGCCACCAAAATTATTGTATGCTCTTACACGAGCTGCTGCTACCTTTACTTCGATGTCTGCTTGTAGCTGCTGTAACTTAGTTTTTTCCTGCTcaagttttgattttgtttcagCTTCACCTTTCTTGATCTCTGCTAGCATTCGTGTTTCTTTGAGTTTCCATTCGCTCTCCAGTTCATCAACTCTTGCTTGTTGTGCATGTAGCAACTGCATAACCCTTGCTTGTTCTTGTTTGGCAGCCAGGTCTGCTTCAGCATCTGCATGTTTGTTGGAAGACCAGGAGGTGGCATTTGAGTGGTCTGATCTCAACTCTGAGATTACCGTTTCAGTATCTGTTTTCCCAAAGACAGACTCGTACTCATCCTTATTAAGTAccattctcactctctccttttCAAGTTGATCATTGAAAACTTCTTCTATGTTCTCTAATCTTTTACTGACAAGATCACAAACATCAGCAGTCAAGGTGACACATGCATCCATTTTCTTAACAATGTTTGATGTAACACTATGGTTGCGTTGAATGGCTTCGTAATGTTGTTTCACAGTGGCTTGTTTAGATCCTATGTCCCTTTGGCTTCCTTCAAGTTCTTCAGCTGAGCAGAAAGTTTTCAATCTTGTTCTAATGTCCTTTGCTGTCTTCTTCCAAAGATCATAGGCTTTGTGTAATGCCCTTTCATTTTTTGCTGCACGCTGTTCATGCATCTCTTGGCCCTTCTCAGTTAAATTTCGTTCGCGAGAGCTGGATCTGAATTGTTTCTCTTCAGATGAACTGTCTGATTGGTCAACACACGACATCTTGTTGCTCTGTACTTATACTATGAAGCATAAAGTGTCTATGTCTGAACTCTAATTAAGAAGTGGTGACCTTAACGTAACCTTACTATATATTACCACTCACATCAGACATTTACACATCAGAAAAACACATAAGTAAGCAAGTAGGAACAACAGAAAATGTCAGAAATCAAcacaaaaataatgtaaaatcagACAATTTGCTAAATTGGGTTTAAACCTCATGAGCTAACAATGACCTTGACATACAGTAACTTTTGTATACTCAACCTTGCAGCTAAGTGACCAAAACGATAGCGTGGTGGACAACAGGTTGTATACTCCTTGCTAAATGGCACTGGTACAGCGTAGTGGATGACTTTCACTGAACTGGCACGGCATGTAGCGACGACCTTTACTTTAGCCACGCGTTGCGTCGAGTTTCACTGTAGCAGCCCTTGGCATCGATAAATGAACAGAGTCTCTAAACGGGTGTAGATCATTTATTGGGACACGTCTTCAGTTCACGAGTCGTACTCTTCAACATGAAGCATCCACCAGTCATCACCGTTTAACACCGTGAAacttaaattaaagaaagaaaagtacacattcaaaacaaacaaatgacctACACACATTAAAATCAAACTTAACAGTGATAAGCTTTAAGCTATCGTAACCAgattcacaataaaataaaagacataccTCGCTCCGCTTTACCAAGGGTGCAAAACAATACCAACTCTGCTAAACTGTACTTATACTATGAAGCATAAAGTGTCTATGTCTGAACTCTAATTAAGAAGTGGTGACCTTAACGTAACCTTACTATATATTACCACTCACATCAGACATTTACACATCAGAAAAACACATAAGTAAGCAAGTAGGAACAACAGAAAATGTCAGAAATCAAcacaaaaataatgtaaaatcagACAATTTGCTAAATTGGGTTTAAACCTCATGAGCTAACAATGACCTTGACATACAGTAACTTTTGTATACTCAACCTTGCAGCTAAGTGACCAAAACGATAGCGTGGTGGACAACAGGTTGTATACTCCTTGCTAAATGGCACTGGTACAGCGTAGTGGATGACTTTCACTGAACTGGCACGGCATGTAGCGACGACCTTTACTTTAGCCACGCGTTGCGTCGAGTTTCACTGTAGCAGCCCTTGGCATCGATAAATGAACAGAGTCTCTAAACGGGTGTAGATCATTTATTGGGACACGTCTTCAGTTCACGAGTCGTACTCTTCAACATGAAGCATCCACCAGTCATCACCGTTTAACACCGTGAAacttaaattaaagaaagaaaagtacacattcaaaacaaacaaatgacctACACACATTAAAATCAAACTTAACAGTGATAAGCTTTAAGCTATCGTAACCAgattcacaataaaataaaagacataccTCGCTCCGCTTTACCAAGGGTGCAAAACAATACCAACTCTGCTAAACTCTGACAATCCAGTACCggtgtgcaaaaaataaaaacttacaaAAGTATGTGATCCATGCTATTGCCCTGAGCACATGCAGAGACAAAACCAACAGCTAACCAAGAAAAAGGAGCACATGTTGTGAACATGcgcaacataaataaattcctCCGGTCAATCTCATCCCGAACACAGGTTCcgcatacacaagcacacacacaaacctgcacGTGAACAAatgctgccaaatgctgtacatgaACAACGGTTCAAACAAATGAAAGCCCAAAGCCACttacacccttatccagagcgacgtacataagtgcttaaatctctaacattgaatacattaatgatggttcactaggttacatacttaagataccatgagtttaaaaaatttgttcaaagttacaattaaaaggtgtcaaaggttgtattttttttagatgcaaaagataaggaaagaagtgctagttgaagtgtttcctgaataagtaggtcttcaaccaccgcttgaaaatagccagtgactcagctgtccggacctctaggggaagttcattccaccaccttggtgccagaacagagaagagtacttgcctcttaccctgagagatggtggaaccagtcgagcagtgctggtagatcggaggttgcggggtgcggtgcaaggaatgatgagggctttgaggtaagagggagctggtccatttttggctttgtaggccagcatcagtgttttgaatcggatgcgtgcagctaccggaagccagtggagggatcgcagcaacggggtggtatgcgagaactttggcaggttgaaaacaagccaggcagctgcattttggatcatttgcagaggacagattgtgttcataggtagacctgccagcagtgcattgcagtaatccagtctagaaatgacaagagactgaacaagtacctgggcagcctgtgtggacaaaaatggccgagttcttctaatgttgtagagaagaaaccgacatgagcaagTCACATTAGCagcatgagaggaaaaggacagttgatggttaccccaaggttgcgagctgtggctgaaggggacatcaaatcgttgtgcaaggatatagcaagatagcgacctggggatgaatcacctgggatgaacagcagttcagtttgctaggattgagcttcaactgatgagcagtcatccatgataagataagttgtgtatcatcagcatagcagtggtaagagaacccatgtgatgaaataacttcaccaagagagtgagtatactgtacagggaggaaagaagaggaccaagtactgagccctgtgggacgccagtggagagtctgtgtggagcagatgccactcccctccatgttacctgatatgagcgtccttccaggtaggaagcaaaccattcccaagctgatccgcaaatcccaagactcttttCCGCTGCTACGGTTGAGAAATGCAACAACAAAGGAGTAGGGGAATCCTGCCTGTAAAATAAAGGTGCAGTCGGGGAAGAAGGTCCCCCCCGAATTTTTCAGTGTTCTTGTGGTTAAAAAGAAACAGTATTCTGttgtcagggaggatgaagcaggtggagctTGGGTGGGtttgagtagagaagagatgatgatgtgaaGCTTACGAGTGTCTTGTACAGAAGGTTCAAGCTTTACCATGTAGAAGGAAGgtttggcagaagtcacatctgaagAGAACTTGGCCTGGAGTGTATGGTAAGAGTCAAGATtcgcatcaagttgtgatttcttctaCTTTCTCTGTGCTGATCTTAGTTCTCTTTGATTGCTGTGtaacacatctgaaagccaaagAGCAGAACAAGTTGTCTTCTTggtttagtggacagagggcagagaaagtccatagatgaggaaagagaagagaggaaagtgTATGTGGCTGcatccaagggtagtgaggaaatgagtcaggatcaggaagagatgaaagagtgccagaagctacagaagaaggggagacagagtaaAGGTTGGGGTGGGTAAGATAGAGATGCTGAAAGTTAGTTTTATGTAGGATAGGGAGAGTAACGATGAAGGATatcaggtgatgatcagagatgtgAAGTGGGGTatcagtcatgtctgtagctggggaaggacgggtgaaaaggGTTGTAGCTGTTGAGCATCAGAGCAAATAAGTCCAGAATAGTCAGGACAGAAGAAGATTGAAGCTCTTCAGAGGGAAGGTTGAAATTACCAAGAACTGTCAGAGGGATGCTGTCTGAAAGTAAAGCACTGAGCAGggtgtccatttcttccaggaagtctcctattGGACCAGGAGGGCAGTAGACAACAATGATGACAAGGTTAATTGGAGAgttaactgaaatggcatgaaattcaaaagaggagatggttaaatggGACAAGAAGAGTGTTTTGAAACTCCTTGTCAACAGCAGACCTGTACCACCACCAATGACTCGTTGTTTCTCGTTGTGAGAGAAAGCATAAGCAGAGAATAGAGCCGCTGGTGTAGCAGCGTTCTGTGGGGAGGTCTCAGTTAGAGACAAAGTCGATGGAGTATTGGGAAGCTATATccgagataaaatcagcttttctTACGGCAGActggcaattccagagcccacctatattttactattttacatttactattttatttttaaattaagttaaattACCAGGATGTTAAACAAAagttaaacatttctttatggCTACTTTTCTTTTCATGTCCATTAAAAACCAAATAATGACTGACATCAAACACAATTATAAAGAAACTCGGGTTGTGTGGAAACAAAACTTTATTAAACAGAGACCAGAGAGATCAGTTCAAACACCAGACagagtgcttgtgtgtctctctgtcgcTACACGCTGTAAGATCTGCACACACATCAggcctcacacaccacacactggtTTCCTGTGAGACTTTCACTAATGTGCAGCTCCACACAAGCGCTAGCGTACAGAGAAAAACGTCAAGCACTGCCGATCCAGCATCATGATGATCCtctgtacacaaacatacagtacaaaaacacaactaCAAATTCAGATGACAGGTGAAGGAAGTTGGGGACGTAGGATGTTCTAATGGAATACAGTAATTAGGAGATCAGGAGATGAGAGGTGTTAAATGAGCTCGAGTTTTTCCCCCAGGAATTCCTCCACGCTGTCCGTGTTCCACTTGAGGATGCTGAGTTCTTCAGCAATGTTCCCGTTATCGTCCAGCAGCTTCAGCACAGGATCGGAGCCTCGCACATACTGCATCACACAAACGAACCATGAAGATGAAAGAAATGTAGCTAACACTTAAGGGATGCTTCATTCCGCCACCACTTTCCTTAATAAAGCCGACAGAAGCCGCTTCCCAAATGACATCCTATACACTACATACCTTTAGATATTAGAAtaatgagaaaatgagagaTTTGGGACTCCGTTTATATTATTGGCAATCGATTATATTTACAGTGAGACTGAAAACTCCTTCAATACACGTTAAACAAACATCTTACTTTTGGATGTTGAGAAGCAAAATCAACCACATCAGACATTTTATTCTGGTGTCATGTGATTAGCAGCTTTCTGCCATTTAAGGATACTAAAAATAAGATAAGTATGTGACTAAGACCAAAATCACAAATCTCACTGTGTTACCTTAATCTGAAGGCCCTTGAACATCTTTGGCTTGTCGCTCCTGACAAAAGCTGAAAGGAAACATACGGTTAATCACAGGCCGCGTACGGAAACGAAGTCGTAGCACGTTACAGCCGATCCCTCGGAGGACGTGTGAAACATTTCAACTTGTTAGATCTTTCACTTTCAATGGATTTTACTTTCAGTGGATAACTTTCTTATAACAGAGTTTctgcaggtcagaggtcatgatatttaaggctttttttttttaaataattgaattaaGACCAAATCTGCAAATTTAAAACATATtggaaataataaaattaataaagcCAAACCAAGACACCtcacattatttttttaccaTCAAGGACATgatatgaattttattttgcaaataaattgtaagccatttattataaataaataacatacacaaaatgttaattttttaaggaataaaaaaaatgtttagatttgacatttttatgtttaatcgGTTTGGACTATTTTCAGATTCAAACATGATTTAATTTCCCAAACTTTCTCCCTTCACAGCAACCAAACATGAGGTCTGTGATATTTTAATCCAAGTTAAGGGAAATTCTGAAAGTTGTGTTTACCTTGGACTTGAGGGAACCTCCCCAATTTTCATCCACAGACCTCGAGGATGGCTCCAGGGTAGAGCTGGAGACACAACAGCATtcagtataataataacaacaacattaacaccactgtgtagggtttactgtatattgtatatatggaGTTGACGCAGCAGAGACTTGGTGTCTACCTTCCTCGATTCGAACTGAGCCTCCTCCTGGCAGCACTGCCTGCAGAACGGCTCAATCTGCGTCAGGCTGAACTGACCCAACAGTTCACATGAGCTGCATAGCAAGTTACTGGAGAAGCCGAGGTCCCTGCACGCCTCTGACGAAAGCTCTGCTCCGAACGCCGCCAGCTGCAACACGGTACAGAAACATGAACATTTACTCTATTAGACTTTAATGCTGTTCACTACACAGTTTACAGCCCCTGTACATGCTGTTATACGCTACAGactaatgacaataaaacaccATGGGACTTGAGCTTCAGAAGCACTTTTAGTTTCAGTAGAGGTTTAGCTTTAAGTTTAGAATACTGAGTGAATTTTTCCAATGAAGAATGCATCAGAACTGAGAGCATTAAATCCTTTTAATCTAAAGTACATCCACTGTTCACATATTTGcagattcttttctttttttaattaacttgtTTAATTGCtttgaatattttaataatatattccaaacatttattctatatttgtatctatttttctttacttttaccttatttttttttaaattatgcttGTGCACTTTTATAAACCATTTTATTAGTATTGCTGCTACAATAAAAAAAGTGGGAGTCAGTGACAAACAGCTCAGTTCTGCCTGTAATGAGTCTCTCTCAGGCTTTCAGAAATAGACCCCAGTCTGTTATTTCGCTTATTAACCATGTGTTAATGACATTAGATCTCATCTCGTGTTGTGGCGCCGTTACACTTTCCCAGAATGTTCATTAAACCGGATAAAGTATATCCATGACAGGGTGTGTGCTGTTCTTATGTTTCCTTCCTAAGTTTCTGTAAAGTTTATTTctactttatattattattattattattattattactatttttattatatttttttattgttcttagtattattatttctgttatagtttgttattattatctgttaataataataaaaataatagtattattagcagatattattattattattattattttataattctgttatttgtattattattgttgttcttagttttattattattactgttattacttatattattattgttatgattattatttattgttattactgttattatttaatttttatctgttatttttattattgttcttagttaatattatttatattattattttttattattgttattactgttattgttattattattacattaaataaacatgtagctttgtttatttgaatgtaATTAAACTGTAATAGCAGGCgcattctgaatattttaaaatcgATATAAAATGATCTATAATGTGATTAATAAAAGCACCACAACAGAATCCTAACTTTAATATAAACACGAAGCTTTTAAAGTCCAGTTTAAACTCGTTTTCACGCCACGTCACCTCTCGCGCGCTGAAGCTAACTGTAGTTAGCATCTTTACCTCAGATTACTCAACGTCGAGATCGttttaaactataaaaaataCCACAATTTAAATATTCCGTTGTGTTAATTATAAGTTACTTACCGACTGAAGCAACGGTAAAAGCCAAAGTAACATAATTTCAGCCGCCATTGCGGTCCGTCTTCCGCCTCTCTGCTGAGCGGAAGTAGTAACTTTTCAACCGGAAAAGATTAGACGTTGACCTGGACTTAAACAACAAcgcaaatatttatttctaattttaaaCGAATATAAACAGTTATTATCTGTTTCTcgtgttttatttttacgttTCAGAGTTAACCGTATGGATATATTTAGTAAAGTACTAATTTATCTCCATAAGCGTAGCAGGCTAATGTTCCGTTCACGaaggctgtgtcccaaatggcTCTGTATTCCCTACATATGCGCCCTACTTAGGGGATGACGTAGTGTTTACTGAGCACTATCTAGTGCACTATATTTAAAACCGCAGCGCTTCTTAGGATTGAGCCTATAACTATCAGAGTAGCTGAGGTTACAATAGCAGGTAAATAAAAGCTGTTCTTCCTTCTGCGCCtggatttctt
It encodes the following:
- the selenof gene encoding selenoprotein F gives rise to the protein MAAEIMLLWLLPLLQSLAAFGAELSSEACRDLGFSSNLLCSSCELLGQFSLTQIEPFCRQCCQEEAQFESRKLYPGAILEVCGUKLGRFPQVQAFVRSDKPKMFKGLQIKYVRGSDPVLKLLDDNGNIAEELSILKWNTDSVEEFLGEKLELI